The following are encoded in a window of Thunnus albacares chromosome 9, fThuAlb1.1, whole genome shotgun sequence genomic DNA:
- the cltrn gene encoding collectrin, with amino-acid sequence MLEKVLFLLCLSSALAEQLCTPDASDGYKVRLSIKSALGDEAYVWNENEMFLFRATLAFAMRNQLNGLEFQVSNIIVCDETPRVSFWFVVTLPHNTSSLVDKEDVEQAVRQSRNRINNAFLLTDKTLEFIGIPPTMAAPVNPDTPPWLIVFGVVMGAVVAGIVVLLVSSLFRNKRKKNEKTEDEEKTMENGVAHENLAGVYNMSFSDEEGLTQM; translated from the exons ATGTTGGAGAAGGTCTTATTCCTGCTCTGTTTGTCCTCTGCTTTGGCAGAACAGCTCTGTACGCCAG ATGCCTCAGATGGCTACAAAGTTCGACTCAGCATCAAAAGTGCTCTGGGAGATGAAGCT TATGTTTGGAATGAGAATGAAATGTTCCTTTTCCGAGCAACTCTGGCGTTTGCCATGAGGAATCAACTCAACGGACTGGAATTCCA AGTGTCCAACATTATTGTGTGCGATGAGACTCCCAGAGTGTCCTTCTGGTTTGTGGTGACGTTACCTCACAACACTTCAAGCCTTGTTGATAAAGAGGATGTGGAGCAGGCTGTGAG ACAGTCCAGGAATCGCATCAACAACGCCTTTCTGCTGACTGATAAAACTCTGGAGTTTATCGGCATCCCTCCCACCATGGCAGCACCAGTCAACCCTGACACCCCTCCATGGCTCATTGTGTTTGGTGTCGTCATGGGTGCTGTGGTCGCTGGCATTGTCGTTCTGCTTGTGTCTTCTCTGTTCCGAAATAAACG CAAAAAGAACGAGAAAACAGAAGATGAGGAAAAGACGATGGAAAACGGCGTCGCACATGAGAACCTGGCTGGTGTTTACAACATGTCATTCTCAGATGAGGAGGGACTGACACAGATGTAA